A genomic window from Camelina sativa cultivar DH55 chromosome 2, Cs, whole genome shotgun sequence includes:
- the LOC104731592 gene encoding indole-3-acetate O-methyltransferase 1 yields the protein MNGGVSSSLSHSQKEGVEKDSERSRREEIHRERERMASKGDNVAVCNMKLERLLSMKGGKGQDSYANNSQAQAMHARSMLHLLEETLDNVHLNSSASPPPFTAVDLGCSSGANTVHIIDFIVKHISKRFDSAGIDPPEFTAFFADLPSNDFNTLFQLLPPLVSNSCMEECLAADGNRSYFVAGVPGSFYRRLFPARTIDFFHSAFSLHWLSQVPESVTDRRSAAYNRGRVFIHGAGEKTTTAYKRQFQADLAEFLRARAAEVKRGGAMFLVCLGRTSLDPTDQGGAGLLFGTHFQDAWDDLVREGLVAAEKRDGFNIPVYAPSLQDFKEVVEANGSFAIEKLVVYKGGSPLVVSEPDDASEVGRAFASSCRSVAGVLVEAHIGEELSNELFSRVERRATSHAKDVLVNLQFFHIVASLSFT from the exons TCTCTTCGAGCTTGTCTCATTCACAAAAAGAAGGTGTAGAGAAAGATAGCGAGAGATCGAGGAGAGAAGAGatccacagagagagagagagaatggctTCTAAGGGAGACAATGTTGCTGTATGTAACATGAAGCTCGAGAGACTTCTCAGCATGAAAGGTGGCAAAGGACAAGACAGCTATGCCAATAACTCTCAAGCTCAG GCGATGCATGCACGGTCTATGCTTCACCTGTTAGAAGAAACACTTGACAATGTTCACCTAAACTCCTCCGCCAGTCCCCCACCGTTCACGGCGGTTGATCTTGGCTGCTCATCCGGCGCAAACACTGTCCACATAATCGATTTCATAGTCAAACACATCTCTAAGAGGTTTGATTCCGCCGGAATCGACCCGCCGGAGTTCACAGCTTTCTTCGCCGATCTCCCGAGCAACGACTTCAACACACTTTTTCAGCTTCTTCCACCACTTGTCTCTAACTCTTGCATGGAGGAGTGCCTTGCTGCCGATGGAAACCGCTCCTACTTCGTCGCTGGTGTTCCTGGCTCGTTTTACCGGAGACTTTTTCCGGCGAGAACCATTGACTTTTTCCACTCTGCCTTCTCCTTGCATTGGCTCTCTCAG GTGCCGGAAAGTGTGACGGATAGGAGATCGGCTGCGTACAATAGAGGGAGAGTTTTCATACACGGCGCTGGAGAGAAGACAACGACGGCTTACAAGCGGCAGTTTCAGGCGGACTTGGCGGAGTTTTTGAGGGCAAGAGCTGCGGAGGTTAAGAGAGGTGGGGCCATGTTTCTGGTTTGTCTCGGTCGTACCTCTCTGGACCCCACCGACCAGGGTGGTGCCGGTCTACTCTTCGGCACTCATTTTCAGGACGCTTGGGACGACCTTGTCCGCGAG GGTTTGGTAGCGGCAGAGAAACGGGACGGATTCAATATCCCAGTGTACGCACCAAGCTTGCAAGATTTCAAGGAAGTAGTTGAAGCCAACGGCTCATTTGCAATTGAGAAGCTGGTGGTTTACAAAGGAGGGAGTCCACTTGTGGTGAGTGAGCCGGACGACGCATCCGAGGTCGGTCGTGCCTTTGCTAGTAGTTGTCGGAGTGTGGCAGGAGTGCTTGTGGAAGCTCACATAGGCGAAGAGCTAAGCAATGAGCTGTTCTCACGAGTTGAACGCCGAGCCACTAGCCATGCCAAAGATGTCTTGGTGAATTTGCAGTTCTTCCACATCGTCGCTTCTTTGTCCTTTACTTAA